The Deltaproteobacteria bacterium DNA segment TATAGAAGGGATACTGCTCTCAAACGAGATATTCGCCTCCATCGGGCCCGTAACCTCTTGAAAAAACGTAGGATTTAACCGCTTGACATTACCTGCCGCGGTTGTTATCTTTAACTATTGAGCATAACCGCCATGGACAATAACGTAAAAACCTTTTTCGATAAAAAAGCCGGCCACGGCCTTCCCGCGAGGTCGGCCGAGATACTTCGCGCCATTGTAAGCGAGTACATAGAGACCGTTACCCCGGTCGGCTCAAGGACCGTTGCAGTAAGAAGCGGGCTCGAGCTCAGCCCGGCAAGCATCAGGGCCATCATGGCAGAGCTAGAGGAAGGCGGCTACTTATCGAGCAGAAATAAAAGCGCCGGCAGAATCCCGACTGAAAAAGGGTTTCGGCTCTACGTGGACATGCTAAAGCAGCCCGGAGAGCCAAGCAGCAGCCAAAAAGAACTTATCTGCAGCGCGGTGCTGGGCTCGCGTACGGCAGCCGACACGGCAGGGCGCATGGCAACGCGCGCCCTCTCAGGGCTTACCGGGTGCGCGGCAGTAATACTATCTGGCGGGCTTACGACCGACGCCATAAAGAACATCAAACTTGTCAAGGTCGACGACTCCTCGCTCGTCGTGATGATAGTGACCACGGCGGGGTTCGTGCACTCCAGGCTCGTAAAGATGGATATAAGGCGCCTTAACATGGAGAAGATGTCGAACTACCTTAACTCCATAGCCGGAGGGTTGACGCTCGACGCACTAAAGCGCCGCGTCATGGAGGAGATGAAGACCGAAAAGGCCCTCTACGACGAACTCATGCTCGGCGCG contains these protein-coding regions:
- the hrcA gene encoding heat-inducible transcriptional repressor HrcA, yielding MDNNVKTFFDKKAGHGLPARSAEILRAIVSEYIETVTPVGSRTVAVRSGLELSPASIRAIMAELEEGGYLSSRNKSAGRIPTEKGFRLYVDMLKQPGEPSSSQKELICSAVLGSRTAADTAGRMATRALSGLTGCAAVILSGGLTTDAIKNIKLVKVDDSSLVVMIVTTAGFVHSRLVKMDIRRLNMEKMSNYLNSIAGGLTLDALKRRVMEEMKTEKALYDELMLGALKAGEAALNGMDTPPRDLVIEGASNIIDQPEFKENAESMRRIFAAFEEKSVILKILDKSAGQHGTCIFIGSECEAEGFGGFSLIAAPYESHIFGGAIGVIGPVRMDYSSIIPLVGYTAEILGKAV